The following coding sequences lie in one Larus michahellis chromosome 29, bLarMic1.1, whole genome shotgun sequence genomic window:
- the BRD2 gene encoding bromodomain-containing protein 2 isoform X1, giving the protein MLQNVNPQSKILGEGNAGLMGLATESTPGKRIRKPSLLYEGFESPTMASVPALQSPQVNPPPPEVSNPKKPGRVTNQLQYLHKVVMKALWKHQFAWPFRQPVDAVKLGLPDYHKIIKQPMDMGTIKRRLENNYYWGAAECMQDFNTMFTNCYIYNKPTDDIVLMAQTLEKIFLQKVAQMPPEEQEIVVPVAKNSHKKGASRAAALLAGLTAAQQVPAVSSVSHTAVYTPSPDIPTTIVNIPHPSVISAPLLKSLHSTAPAVLAAPAPTQPVAKKKGVKRKADTTTPTTTAIIATSGESSPSATLLEAKAAKIPARRESGRPIKPPKKDLPDSQQHQTSKKGKLSEQLKYCNGILKELLSKKHAAYAWPFYKPVDASALGLHDYHEIIKHPMDLSTIKRKMENRDYHDAQEFAADVRLMFSNCYKYNPPDHDVVAMARKLQDVFEFSYAKMPDEPQDASPPSVSAPLAGALSKSSSEESSSDEDEDDEDDEDDEEDESSSESSSESEESSDSEEERANRLAELQEQLRAVHEQLAALSQGPVSKPKKKREKKKKKKSEKHKGRGGDEEARARQAQLRKAKKASGGGGGGSGGSSKNSKKAAKAALPPPPALYDSEEEEESKPMTYDEKRQLSLDINKLPGEKLGRVVHIIQSREPSLRDSNPEEIEIDFETLKPSTLRELERYVLSCLRKKPRKPYSETMKKPVGKTKEELALEKKRELEKRLQDVSGQLNSTKKPPKKASEKAESAQQVAVSRLSASSSSSDSSSSSSSSSSSDTSDSDSG; this is encoded by the exons ATGTTGCAGAATGTGAATCCCCAGAGCAA GATTCTGGGGGAGGGCAATGCCGGGCTCATGGGCCTGGCAACGGAGTCAACCCCCGGCAAACGGATCCGCAAACCCTCGCTCCTCTACGAGGGCTTCGAGAGCCCCACCATGGCATCGGTGCCGGCCCTGCAATCCCCCCAGGTGAACCCCCCTCCGCCGGAGGTTTCCAACCCCAAGAAGCCGGGGCGGGTCACCAACCAGCTGCAGTATCTGCACAAAGTGGTGATGAAGGCTCTGTGGAAGCATCAGTTTGCTTGGCCCTTTCGTCAACCCGTCGACGCTGTCAAGCTGGGCCTGCCG GACTACCACAAGATCATCAAGCAGCCCATGGACATGGGGACAATCAAGCGACGCTTGGAGAACAACTATTACTGGGGGGCTGCGGAGTGCATGCAGGACTTCAACACCATGTTCACCAACTGCTACATCTACAACAAG cccACAGATGACATTGTGCTGATGGCCCAAACCCTAGAGAAGATCTTCTTGCAGAAGGTGGCCCAGATGCCACCGGAAGAGCAGGAGATCGTGGTGCCGGTGGCCAAGAACAGCCATAAGAAGGGAGCGTCCCGGGCAGCAG CGCTCCTGGCGGGACTGACGGCTGCTCAGCAAGTACCGGCTGTCTCCTCCGTGTCCCACACCGCTGTCTACACCCCGAGCCCCGACATCCCCACCACCATAGTCAACATTCCCCACCCATCCGTGATCTCCGCTCCGCTCCTCAAGTCGCTGCACTCCACCGCCCCGGCCGTCCTGGCTGCGCCCGCTCCCACCCAGCCCGTGGCCAAG AAGAAGGGCGTGAAGCGGAAAGcggacaccaccacccccaccaccacggCCATCATCGCCACCAGCGGGGAGTCCTCACCCTCGGCCACCTTGCTGGAGGCCAAGGCGGCCAAAATCCCTGCCCGCCGGGAAAGCGGTCGCCCCATCAAACCCCCGAAAAAGGATTTACCGGATTCCCAGCAGCACCAGACTTCCAAGAAGGGCAAACTCTCGGAGCAGCTCAAATACTGCAACGGGATCCTCAAGGAGCTGCTCTCCAAGAAACACGCGGCCTACGCCTGGCCCTTCTACAAGCCCGTCGACGCCTCGGCCCTGGGGCTGCACGACTACCACGAGATCATCAAGCACCCCATGGACCTCAGCACCATcaag CGGAAGATGGAGAACCGGGATTACCACGACGCCCAGGAATTCGCTGCCGACGTCCGGTTAATGTTCTCCAACTGCTACAAGTACAACCCGCCCGACCACGACGTGGTGGCCATGGCCCGCAAGCTGCAG GACGTCTTCGAGTTCAGCTACGCCAAGATGCCGGATGAGCCGCAGGACGCCAGCCCCCCCTCGGTGTCGGCCCCGCTCGCCGGCGCCCTCTCCAAATCCTCCTCTGAAGAATCCTCCAGCGacgaggatgaggatgatgaggacgACGAAGACGACGAGGAGGACGAGAGCAGCAGCGAGAGCTCGTCGGAGAGCGAGGAGAGCTCGGACTCGGAGGAGGAACGCGCCAACCGCCTGGCcgagctgcaggagcag CTGCGGGCCGTGCACGAGCAGCTGGCTGCCCTCTCACAGGGCCCCGTTTCCAAACCTAAAAAGAAGCgcgagaagaagaaaaagaagaaatcggAGAAGCACAAAGGCCGGGGAGGCGACGAGGAAGCCCGGGCGCGCCAGGCCCAGCTCCGTAAAGCCAAGAAAGCCAgtggtggcggcggtggtggcagcGGCGGCAGCTCCAA GAATTCGAAGAAGGCGGCGAAAGCAGcgttgccgccgccgccggcgctgTACGattcggaggaggaggaagaaagcaaaccCATGACCTACGACGAGAAGAGGCAGTTGAGTTTGGATATCAACAAGCTGCCGGGCGAGAAGCTGGGCCGGGTGGTTCACATCATCCAGTCGCGGGAACCTTCCCTGCGCGATTCCAACCCCGAGGAGATCGAGATCGATTTCGAGACCCTCAAACCCTCCACGCTGCGGGAGCTGGAGCGTTACGTCCTCTCCTGCCTGCGGAAGAAACCCCGCAAGCCCTACAGCGAAA CCATGAAGAAGCCGGTGGGGAAGACGAAAGAGGAACTGGCGCTGGAGAAGAAGCGGGAGCTGGAGAAGCGGCTGCAGGACGTCAGCGGCCAACTCAACTCCACCAAGAAGCCCCCAAAGAAGG CCAGCGAAAAAGCGGAATCTGCTCAGCAAGTGGCCGTCTCCCGCCTCAGCGCCTCCAGTTCCAGTTCGGATTCCAGTAGCTCCAGTTCCAGTTCCTCCTCCTCGGACACCAGCGATTCGGATTCGGGatag
- the LOC141735192 gene encoding class II histocompatibility antigen, B-L beta chain-like, translated as METGRVVGAGVVLVALVVLGAHPSGGKETSGYFQLQFKGDCYFTNGTERVRLVVRNIYNREQYAHFDSEVGYYVADNLLGKPSAEYWNSQPDVLERKRAEVDTYCRNNYRVWTPFAVERRVQPGVEIYPVQSSSLPQTDRLVCAVMDFYPPEIEVKWLKNGQEETEHVVSTEVMQNGDWTYQVLVMLETTPQRGDTYTCQVEHVSLQHPVTQHWGLQSDGGRSKMLTGVGGFVLGLIFLALGLFLYMRKKGAAFPRLQGS; from the exons ATGGAGACCGGCCGTGTGGTGGGAGCTGGGGTcgtgctggtggcactggtggtgctGGGAGCCCACCCATCTGGTGGCAAGGAGACGTCAG GGTATTTCCAGCTCCAGTTTAAGGGTGACTGTTACTTCACCAATGGTACCGAGCGGGTGAGGCTTGTGGTGAGGAACATCTACAACCGGGAGCAGTACGCGCACTTTGACAGCGAGGTGGGGTACTACGTGGCTGACAATCTCCTGGGGAAGCCTTCTGCTGAGTACTGGAACAGCCAGCCCGACGTCCTGGAGCGGAAACGGGCTGAGGTGGACACGTACTGCCGAAACAACTACAGGGTGTGGACCCCTTTCGCCGTggagaggagag tTCAGCCTGGGGTGGAAATCTACCCAGTGCAGTCGAGCTCCCTGCCCCAGACCGACAGGCTGGTTTGCGCCGTGATGGATTTCTACCCCCCGGAGATTGAGGTGAAGTGGTTGAAGAACGGGCAGGAGGAGACGGAGCACGTGGTGTCCACGGAGGTGATGCAGAACGGAGACTGGACCTACCAGGTGCTGGTGATGCTGGAAACCACCCCGCAGCGCGGGGACACCTACACGTGCCAGGTGGAGCACGTCAGCCTGCAGCACCCCGTCACCCAGCACTGGG GGCTGCAGTCGGACGGCGGCAGGAGCAAGATGCTGACGGGGGTGGGGGGCTTCGTGCTGGGGCTCATCTTCCTGGCGCTGGGGCTCTTCCTCTACATGCGCAAgaag GGCGCCGCCTTCCCCAGGCTGCAG GGCTCCTGA
- the BRD2 gene encoding bromodomain-containing protein 2 isoform X3, which translates to MDMGTIKRRLENNYYWGAAECMQDFNTMFTNCYIYNKPTDDIVLMAQTLEKIFLQKVAQMPPEEQEIVVPVAKNSHKKGASRAAALLAGLTAAQQVPAVSSVSHTAVYTPSPDIPTTIVNIPHPSVISAPLLKSLHSTAPAVLAAPAPTQPVAKKKGVKRKADTTTPTTTAIIATSGESSPSATLLEAKAAKIPARRESGRPIKPPKKDLPDSQQHQTSKKGKLSEQLKYCNGILKELLSKKHAAYAWPFYKPVDASALGLHDYHEIIKHPMDLSTIKRKMENRDYHDAQEFAADVRLMFSNCYKYNPPDHDVVAMARKLQDVFEFSYAKMPDEPQDASPPSVSAPLAGALSKSSSEESSSDEDEDDEDDEDDEEDESSSESSSESEESSDSEEERANRLAELQEQLRAVHEQLAALSQGPVSKPKKKREKKKKKKSEKHKGRGGDEEARARQAQLRKAKKASGGGGGGSGGSSKNSKKAAKAALPPPPALYDSEEEEESKPMTYDEKRQLSLDINKLPGEKLGRVVHIIQSREPSLRDSNPEEIEIDFETLKPSTLRELERYVLSCLRKKPRKPYSETMKKPVGKTKEELALEKKRELEKRLQDVSGQLNSTKKPPKKASEKAESAQQVAVSRLSASSSSSDSSSSSSSSSSSDTSDSDSG; encoded by the exons ATGGACATGGGGACAATCAAGCGACGCTTGGAGAACAACTATTACTGGGGGGCTGCGGAGTGCATGCAGGACTTCAACACCATGTTCACCAACTGCTACATCTACAACAAG cccACAGATGACATTGTGCTGATGGCCCAAACCCTAGAGAAGATCTTCTTGCAGAAGGTGGCCCAGATGCCACCGGAAGAGCAGGAGATCGTGGTGCCGGTGGCCAAGAACAGCCATAAGAAGGGAGCGTCCCGGGCAGCAG CGCTCCTGGCGGGACTGACGGCTGCTCAGCAAGTACCGGCTGTCTCCTCCGTGTCCCACACCGCTGTCTACACCCCGAGCCCCGACATCCCCACCACCATAGTCAACATTCCCCACCCATCCGTGATCTCCGCTCCGCTCCTCAAGTCGCTGCACTCCACCGCCCCGGCCGTCCTGGCTGCGCCCGCTCCCACCCAGCCCGTGGCCAAG AAGAAGGGCGTGAAGCGGAAAGcggacaccaccacccccaccaccacggCCATCATCGCCACCAGCGGGGAGTCCTCACCCTCGGCCACCTTGCTGGAGGCCAAGGCGGCCAAAATCCCTGCCCGCCGGGAAAGCGGTCGCCCCATCAAACCCCCGAAAAAGGATTTACCGGATTCCCAGCAGCACCAGACTTCCAAGAAGGGCAAACTCTCGGAGCAGCTCAAATACTGCAACGGGATCCTCAAGGAGCTGCTCTCCAAGAAACACGCGGCCTACGCCTGGCCCTTCTACAAGCCCGTCGACGCCTCGGCCCTGGGGCTGCACGACTACCACGAGATCATCAAGCACCCCATGGACCTCAGCACCATcaag CGGAAGATGGAGAACCGGGATTACCACGACGCCCAGGAATTCGCTGCCGACGTCCGGTTAATGTTCTCCAACTGCTACAAGTACAACCCGCCCGACCACGACGTGGTGGCCATGGCCCGCAAGCTGCAG GACGTCTTCGAGTTCAGCTACGCCAAGATGCCGGATGAGCCGCAGGACGCCAGCCCCCCCTCGGTGTCGGCCCCGCTCGCCGGCGCCCTCTCCAAATCCTCCTCTGAAGAATCCTCCAGCGacgaggatgaggatgatgaggacgACGAAGACGACGAGGAGGACGAGAGCAGCAGCGAGAGCTCGTCGGAGAGCGAGGAGAGCTCGGACTCGGAGGAGGAACGCGCCAACCGCCTGGCcgagctgcaggagcag CTGCGGGCCGTGCACGAGCAGCTGGCTGCCCTCTCACAGGGCCCCGTTTCCAAACCTAAAAAGAAGCgcgagaagaagaaaaagaagaaatcggAGAAGCACAAAGGCCGGGGAGGCGACGAGGAAGCCCGGGCGCGCCAGGCCCAGCTCCGTAAAGCCAAGAAAGCCAgtggtggcggcggtggtggcagcGGCGGCAGCTCCAA GAATTCGAAGAAGGCGGCGAAAGCAGcgttgccgccgccgccggcgctgTACGattcggaggaggaggaagaaagcaaaccCATGACCTACGACGAGAAGAGGCAGTTGAGTTTGGATATCAACAAGCTGCCGGGCGAGAAGCTGGGCCGGGTGGTTCACATCATCCAGTCGCGGGAACCTTCCCTGCGCGATTCCAACCCCGAGGAGATCGAGATCGATTTCGAGACCCTCAAACCCTCCACGCTGCGGGAGCTGGAGCGTTACGTCCTCTCCTGCCTGCGGAAGAAACCCCGCAAGCCCTACAGCGAAA CCATGAAGAAGCCGGTGGGGAAGACGAAAGAGGAACTGGCGCTGGAGAAGAAGCGGGAGCTGGAGAAGCGGCTGCAGGACGTCAGCGGCCAACTCAACTCCACCAAGAAGCCCCCAAAGAAGG CCAGCGAAAAAGCGGAATCTGCTCAGCAAGTGGCCGTCTCCCGCCTCAGCGCCTCCAGTTCCAGTTCGGATTCCAGTAGCTCCAGTTCCAGTTCCTCCTCCTCGGACACCAGCGATTCGGATTCGGGatag
- the BRD2 gene encoding bromodomain-containing protein 2 isoform X2 — MLQNVNPQSKILGEGNAGLMGLATESTPGKRIRKPSLLYEGFESPTMASVPALQSPQVNPPPPEVSNPKKPGRVTNQLQYLHKVVMKALWKHQFAWPFRQPVDAVKLGLPDYHKIIKQPMDMGTIKRRLENNYYWGAAECMQDFNTMFTNCYIYNKPTDDIVLMAQTLEKIFLQKVAQMPPEEQEIVVPVAKNSHKKGASRAAALLAGLTAAQQVPAVSSVSHTAVYTPSPDIPTTIVNIPHPSVISAPLLKSLHSTAPAVLAAPAPTQPVAKKKGVKRKADTTTPTTTAIIATSGESSPSATLLEAKAAKIPARRESGRPIKPPKKDLPDSQQHQTSKKGKLSEQLKYCNGILKELLSKKHAAYAWPFYKPVDASALGLHDYHEIIKHPMDLSTIKRKMENRDYHDAQEFAADVRLMFSNCYKYNPPDHDVVAMARKLQDVFEFSYAKMPDEPQDASPPSVSAPLAGALSKSSSEESSSDEDEDDEDDEDDEEDESSSESSSESEESSDSEEERANRLAELQEQGPVSKPKKKREKKKKKKSEKHKGRGGDEEARARQAQLRKAKKASGGGGGGSGGSSKNSKKAAKAALPPPPALYDSEEEEESKPMTYDEKRQLSLDINKLPGEKLGRVVHIIQSREPSLRDSNPEEIEIDFETLKPSTLRELERYVLSCLRKKPRKPYSETMKKPVGKTKEELALEKKRELEKRLQDVSGQLNSTKKPPKKASEKAESAQQVAVSRLSASSSSSDSSSSSSSSSSSDTSDSDSG; from the exons ATGTTGCAGAATGTGAATCCCCAGAGCAA GATTCTGGGGGAGGGCAATGCCGGGCTCATGGGCCTGGCAACGGAGTCAACCCCCGGCAAACGGATCCGCAAACCCTCGCTCCTCTACGAGGGCTTCGAGAGCCCCACCATGGCATCGGTGCCGGCCCTGCAATCCCCCCAGGTGAACCCCCCTCCGCCGGAGGTTTCCAACCCCAAGAAGCCGGGGCGGGTCACCAACCAGCTGCAGTATCTGCACAAAGTGGTGATGAAGGCTCTGTGGAAGCATCAGTTTGCTTGGCCCTTTCGTCAACCCGTCGACGCTGTCAAGCTGGGCCTGCCG GACTACCACAAGATCATCAAGCAGCCCATGGACATGGGGACAATCAAGCGACGCTTGGAGAACAACTATTACTGGGGGGCTGCGGAGTGCATGCAGGACTTCAACACCATGTTCACCAACTGCTACATCTACAACAAG cccACAGATGACATTGTGCTGATGGCCCAAACCCTAGAGAAGATCTTCTTGCAGAAGGTGGCCCAGATGCCACCGGAAGAGCAGGAGATCGTGGTGCCGGTGGCCAAGAACAGCCATAAGAAGGGAGCGTCCCGGGCAGCAG CGCTCCTGGCGGGACTGACGGCTGCTCAGCAAGTACCGGCTGTCTCCTCCGTGTCCCACACCGCTGTCTACACCCCGAGCCCCGACATCCCCACCACCATAGTCAACATTCCCCACCCATCCGTGATCTCCGCTCCGCTCCTCAAGTCGCTGCACTCCACCGCCCCGGCCGTCCTGGCTGCGCCCGCTCCCACCCAGCCCGTGGCCAAG AAGAAGGGCGTGAAGCGGAAAGcggacaccaccacccccaccaccacggCCATCATCGCCACCAGCGGGGAGTCCTCACCCTCGGCCACCTTGCTGGAGGCCAAGGCGGCCAAAATCCCTGCCCGCCGGGAAAGCGGTCGCCCCATCAAACCCCCGAAAAAGGATTTACCGGATTCCCAGCAGCACCAGACTTCCAAGAAGGGCAAACTCTCGGAGCAGCTCAAATACTGCAACGGGATCCTCAAGGAGCTGCTCTCCAAGAAACACGCGGCCTACGCCTGGCCCTTCTACAAGCCCGTCGACGCCTCGGCCCTGGGGCTGCACGACTACCACGAGATCATCAAGCACCCCATGGACCTCAGCACCATcaag CGGAAGATGGAGAACCGGGATTACCACGACGCCCAGGAATTCGCTGCCGACGTCCGGTTAATGTTCTCCAACTGCTACAAGTACAACCCGCCCGACCACGACGTGGTGGCCATGGCCCGCAAGCTGCAG GACGTCTTCGAGTTCAGCTACGCCAAGATGCCGGATGAGCCGCAGGACGCCAGCCCCCCCTCGGTGTCGGCCCCGCTCGCCGGCGCCCTCTCCAAATCCTCCTCTGAAGAATCCTCCAGCGacgaggatgaggatgatgaggacgACGAAGACGACGAGGAGGACGAGAGCAGCAGCGAGAGCTCGTCGGAGAGCGAGGAGAGCTCGGACTCGGAGGAGGAACGCGCCAACCGCCTGGCcgagctgcaggagcag GGCCCCGTTTCCAAACCTAAAAAGAAGCgcgagaagaagaaaaagaagaaatcggAGAAGCACAAAGGCCGGGGAGGCGACGAGGAAGCCCGGGCGCGCCAGGCCCAGCTCCGTAAAGCCAAGAAAGCCAgtggtggcggcggtggtggcagcGGCGGCAGCTCCAA GAATTCGAAGAAGGCGGCGAAAGCAGcgttgccgccgccgccggcgctgTACGattcggaggaggaggaagaaagcaaaccCATGACCTACGACGAGAAGAGGCAGTTGAGTTTGGATATCAACAAGCTGCCGGGCGAGAAGCTGGGCCGGGTGGTTCACATCATCCAGTCGCGGGAACCTTCCCTGCGCGATTCCAACCCCGAGGAGATCGAGATCGATTTCGAGACCCTCAAACCCTCCACGCTGCGGGAGCTGGAGCGTTACGTCCTCTCCTGCCTGCGGAAGAAACCCCGCAAGCCCTACAGCGAAA CCATGAAGAAGCCGGTGGGGAAGACGAAAGAGGAACTGGCGCTGGAGAAGAAGCGGGAGCTGGAGAAGCGGCTGCAGGACGTCAGCGGCCAACTCAACTCCACCAAGAAGCCCCCAAAGAAGG CCAGCGAAAAAGCGGAATCTGCTCAGCAAGTGGCCGTCTCCCGCCTCAGCGCCTCCAGTTCCAGTTCGGATTCCAGTAGCTCCAGTTCCAGTTCCTCCTCCTCGGACACCAGCGATTCGGATTCGGGatag
- the LOC141735171 gene encoding HLA class II histocompatibility antigen, DR alpha chain-like, with protein MAGGWGVPLVLLAVLTLQGVGAIKVMNMIHHAEFQQRMEPLQQEDGQFLQTFNADEVFHVDLQKQETVWRLPEFSSYTFFEAQGALQNAAINKQNLEFMMKMSNRSQATIVPPEVMVFPKHRVELGDPNVLTCYVDKFWPSVISITWLRNGQEVTDGVLETVFYPREDHSFRKFSYLPFIPTRGDYYDCRVEHWGLPNPLLKHWEPQLPLPASESTETLVCALGLAVGIVGIIVGTILIIKAMKMNSTRNQRDPL; from the exons ATGGCCGGAGGATGGGGCGTCccgctggtgctgctggctgtgctgacCCTGCAGGGAGTGGGGGCCATCAAGG TGATGAACATGATCCACCACGCTGAGTTCCAGCAGCGGATGGAGCCGCTGCAGCAGGAGGATGGGCAATTCCTGCAGACGTTCAACGCTGATGAGGTGTTCCACGTGGACCTGCAGAAGCAGGAGACCGTCTGGCGCCTGCCCGAGTTCAGCAGCTACACCTTCTTCGAGGCGCAGGGAGCCCTGCAGAATGCGGCTATAAACAAACAGAACTTGGAGTTCATGATGAAAATGTCCAACCGCTCGCAAGCAACCATCG tgccacccgaGGTGATGGTGTTCCCAAAACACCGAGTGGAGCTGGGGGACCCCAACGTCCTGACCTGCTACGTGGACAAGTTCTGGCCCTCTGTGATCTCCATCACGTGGCTGAGGAACGGGCAGGAGGTGACGGATGGCGTCCTCGAGACCGTTTTCTACCCACGGGAGGACCACTCCTTCCGCAAGTTCTCCTACCTGCCCTTCATCCCCACCCGCGGGGACTACTACGACTGCCGCGTGGAGCACTGGGGGCTGCCCAACCCCCTGCTGAAGcactggg agccccagctgcccctCCCCGCCTCCGAGAGCACCGAGACCCTGGTGTGCGCCCTGGGCCTGGCCGTGGGCATCGTGGGCATCATCGTGGGCACCATCCTCATCATCAAGGCCATGAAGATGAACAGCACCCGCAACCAGCGGGACCCCTTGTGA